A window of Streptomyces sp. DG1A-41 contains these coding sequences:
- a CDS encoding ABC transporter permease subunit has product MTATLPRAGAVPVASVKRRGRTPGLFAVLPLLVFTAIAFGLPAVAMLNGAFSVKDQATGAASYSLANMTTSLRGPYLTALLGSVKLSAVSAAIAAAVGLPLAQAVVTSRFRALREAVLTASGVLANFGGVPLAFAFVATLGNAGVLTRHLGLADAGWDLYSFWGLVIVYLYFLIPLMVLTTTPALEGLRSQWREASHNNGATTLQYWLHVALPVLAPSLLGGFVLLFGSAFAAYATAAAMVGSSVPLVTLQIADALSGNVLVGQENVALALSLDMVLVAGLVMAVYLPLQRRSARWLA; this is encoded by the coding sequence ATGACCGCCACCCTGCCGAGGGCCGGTGCGGTGCCCGTCGCTTCGGTGAAGCGGCGGGGCCGCACCCCCGGACTGTTCGCCGTCCTTCCGCTGCTCGTCTTCACGGCGATCGCCTTCGGGCTGCCCGCCGTCGCCATGCTGAACGGCGCGTTCAGCGTGAAGGACCAGGCCACCGGTGCCGCGTCCTACAGCCTGGCCAACATGACCACCTCGCTGCGCGGGCCGTACCTGACCGCGCTGCTCGGCAGCGTCAAGCTGTCCGCCGTGTCCGCCGCCATCGCCGCCGCCGTCGGACTGCCGCTCGCTCAGGCCGTGGTGACCTCCCGCTTCCGTGCGCTGCGCGAGGCCGTGCTCACCGCCTCCGGAGTGCTCGCCAACTTCGGCGGCGTGCCCCTGGCCTTCGCCTTCGTCGCCACGCTCGGCAACGCGGGTGTGCTGACCCGGCACCTGGGGCTGGCGGACGCGGGCTGGGACCTCTACAGCTTCTGGGGACTGGTGATCGTCTACCTGTACTTCCTGATCCCTCTGATGGTCCTCACCACCACCCCCGCCCTGGAGGGCCTGCGCTCCCAGTGGCGCGAGGCCTCACACAACAACGGCGCCACCACTCTCCAGTACTGGCTGCACGTCGCCCTGCCCGTGCTCGCGCCCTCGCTGCTCGGCGGGTTCGTCCTGCTGTTCGGCAGCGCCTTCGCCGCGTACGCCACCGCCGCTGCCATGGTGGGCAGCTCCGTCCCGCTGGTCACCCTGCAGATCGCCGACGCGCTGTCCGGGAACGTGCTGGTCGGCCAGGAGAACGTGGCCCTCGCCCTCAGCCTCGACATGGTCCTCGTCGCCGGCCTGGTCATGGCCGTGTACCTGCCCCTGCAACGGAGGAGCGCGCGATGGCTCGCCTGA
- a CDS encoding extracellular solute-binding protein produces MSVSLPRTAALGGSLAAVAALALSACGAAPDNASTSADGKSAATAASAADFGGMDKLVAAAKKEGTLHAIALPRDWANYGALIDGFQKKYGIKVEVENPDAASQDEINAVTSRKGQDRAPDVLDLGSSFALSAAQQGLLAPYKVQGFADIPEGQKDAQGRWYNDYGGYISIGCDAKRVKQCPTTFADLLKPQYKGQVALNGNPTKSGSAFAGVYAAALANGGSFDDIQPGLDFFAKLKKNGNYTPVESTPATVEKGETPISIDWDYLNAGYADEFNSKGLDWKVTVPSDGKFAQYYSQAINKDAPHPAAARLWEEYLYSAEGQNLWLKGYARPALMAAMEKAGTLDKAAAAKLPKVTGTPTFPTEAQQNKAKTALAEGWGKAVSG; encoded by the coding sequence GTGTCCGTGTCCCTGCCGAGAACAGCCGCCCTGGGCGGTTCCCTCGCCGCCGTCGCCGCCCTCGCCCTGAGCGCCTGCGGCGCCGCCCCCGACAATGCGTCGACCAGCGCCGACGGCAAGAGCGCCGCGACTGCCGCCTCCGCCGCCGACTTCGGCGGGATGGACAAGCTGGTCGCCGCGGCGAAGAAGGAGGGCACGCTGCACGCCATCGCGCTGCCCCGCGACTGGGCCAACTACGGCGCCCTCATCGACGGTTTCCAGAAGAAGTACGGCATCAAGGTGGAGGTCGAGAACCCGGACGCTGCCAGCCAGGACGAGATCAACGCCGTCACCTCGCGCAAGGGCCAGGACCGGGCGCCCGATGTCCTCGACCTCGGCAGCTCCTTCGCGCTGAGCGCGGCCCAGCAGGGGCTGCTCGCGCCGTACAAGGTGCAGGGCTTCGCCGACATCCCCGAGGGTCAGAAGGACGCGCAGGGCCGCTGGTACAACGACTACGGCGGCTACATCTCCATCGGCTGCGACGCCAAGCGGGTCAAGCAGTGCCCGACCACCTTCGCCGACCTGCTCAAGCCGCAGTACAAGGGGCAGGTCGCCCTCAACGGCAACCCCACCAAGTCCGGGTCGGCCTTCGCCGGGGTGTACGCGGCCGCGCTCGCGAACGGCGGCTCCTTCGACGACATCCAGCCCGGACTCGACTTCTTCGCCAAGCTGAAGAAGAACGGCAACTACACACCCGTCGAGTCGACCCCGGCCACCGTCGAGAAGGGCGAGACGCCCATCAGCATCGACTGGGACTACCTCAACGCCGGGTACGCCGACGAGTTCAACTCCAAGGGGCTGGACTGGAAGGTGACGGTCCCGAGCGACGGCAAGTTCGCCCAGTACTACTCCCAGGCCATCAACAAGGACGCCCCGCACCCGGCAGCCGCCCGCTTGTGGGAGGAGTACCTCTACAGCGCCGAGGGCCAGAACCTGTGGCTCAAGGGATACGCCCGCCCGGCGCTGATGGCGGCCATGGAGAAGGCCGGCACCCTCGACAAGGCCGCCGCCGCCAAGCTGCCCAAGGTCACCGGTACGCCCACCTTCCCGACCGAGGCCCAGCAGAACAAGGCCAAGACCGCCCTCGCCGAGGGCTGGGGGAAGGCCGTCTCCGGATGA
- a CDS encoding GntR family transcriptional regulator, with amino-acid sequence MTARHEQIADELRRAIDREEYTVGSRLPSETELAAHYGVSRGTVRQAVAALTAEGLIGSRQGARRVVLASRRSQSFAELRSFAQWARAMGHEATGQVIAQQYRPATAEDAVRLQLREGTPVLGVLRLRGLDGEPVLLERTVYADWISPAVQAIEPDCPSVTQRLYDDTGLVFAYGEHVIDAVAAGAQDAELLGIRRTSPLLRVRRITTTREGRPVEWSDDRYRSDAVSFSVHNSTGSNALARNTSD; translated from the coding sequence ATGACGGCGCGACACGAGCAGATCGCCGACGAACTGCGGCGGGCGATCGACCGCGAGGAGTACACCGTCGGCAGCCGGCTGCCCTCCGAGACGGAACTCGCCGCCCACTACGGCGTCTCGCGCGGCACGGTCCGCCAGGCCGTCGCGGCCCTCACCGCCGAGGGCCTCATCGGCTCCCGGCAGGGCGCCCGCCGCGTGGTGCTGGCCAGCCGGCGCAGCCAGAGCTTCGCCGAGCTGCGCAGCTTCGCCCAGTGGGCGCGCGCGATGGGCCACGAGGCGACGGGGCAGGTGATCGCCCAGCAGTACCGGCCGGCGACGGCCGAGGACGCCGTACGTCTGCAACTCCGGGAAGGAACTCCGGTGTTGGGTGTCCTGCGGTTGCGGGGCCTGGACGGCGAACCAGTACTGCTGGAACGCACGGTGTACGCGGACTGGATCTCCCCGGCCGTCCAGGCGATCGAGCCCGACTGTCCCTCCGTGACCCAGCGCCTCTACGACGACACAGGCCTGGTCTTCGCCTACGGTGAGCACGTCATCGACGCGGTCGCGGCCGGCGCCCAGGACGCCGAACTGCTCGGCATCCGCCGTACGAGCCCGTTGCTGAGGGTCCGCAGGATCACGACCACGCGCGAGGGGCGCCCGGTGGAGTGGTCGGACGACCGCTACCGCTCGGACGCCGTGAGCTTCAGTGTGCACAACTCGACCGGGAGCAACGCGCTGGCGCGCAACACGTCGGATTAG
- a CDS encoding GH32 C-terminal domain-containing protein: MSSARASRHARIRVMAAVATIYALSAAPLAPRAVAADTPPYTETYRPQFHFTPEKNWMNDPNGLVYYKGEYHLFYQYNPNGNSWGDMSWGHAVSRDLVHWKELPLALSHDDEEMVFSGSAVVDWNNTTGFGTEKNPPMVAIYTSAYKNGGKQAQSLAYSTDRGRTWTKYQGNPVIDIGSNNFRDPKVQWYAPTKSWLMTVSLSTEHKVQFYSSRNLKDWKLQSEFGPAGATGGVWECPDLFPLAVDGDKNNIKWVLVVNINPGGIAGGSAAQYFIGDFDGRKFTAEDKGTHTPPSGTVMQDFEGTDFGAWTATGTAFGDGPAAGAVAGQGTVEGFDGKGLANSFHGGDDATGTLTSPSFTVNSPYLNFKIGGGRHPHEAGTVLDTTPPEGTVLADFEGGTYGDWTATGDAFGTAPATGTLPGQGQVSGFLGDGLVNTYLNGDSTTGTLTSPEFSIDRKYINFLIGGGNHPADSDNPTAVELLVDGQVVRSSTGKDAEALNWSSWDVKDLAGKKARIRIVDDNTGGWGHINVDHIMLSDSQAQRVSQETSVNLIVDGEVVRSATGADSENLDWASFNMRPYLGKKARIQIVDMNTAGWGHILADRFTAADKPAKSVVQRADWADYGKDYYAAVSWENAPGGKRYMIGWMNNWDYGQSIPTSPWRGAQSVPREMALRTINGQIRLTSTPVGSLESLRNKRPATASAVTVKSTSKPLIGRAAKGRALDIEATFSLKDAERFGLKVRTGAGGEETVIGYDTTTQELYVDRTRSGVGDFNSTFPGVQTAPLKPENGKVKLRILVDWSSVEVFGGNGEAVITDQIFPDPSSTGVEVFAEGGTATLDHMQAWQLKSIWR; encoded by the coding sequence ATGAGCTCTGCACGCGCATCCCGGCATGCCCGCATACGGGTGATGGCGGCGGTGGCGACCATCTACGCCCTGTCCGCCGCCCCGCTCGCCCCCCGGGCCGTCGCTGCGGACACCCCGCCGTACACCGAGACCTACAGACCCCAGTTCCACTTCACTCCGGAGAAGAACTGGATGAACGATCCCAACGGCCTCGTGTACTACAAGGGCGAGTACCACCTCTTCTACCAGTACAACCCCAACGGCAACTCCTGGGGCGACATGTCGTGGGGGCACGCGGTGAGCCGGGACCTCGTGCACTGGAAGGAGCTGCCTCTCGCCCTGTCGCACGACGACGAGGAGATGGTGTTCTCCGGCAGCGCGGTCGTCGACTGGAACAACACCACCGGCTTTGGTACCGAGAAGAACCCGCCCATGGTGGCGATCTACACCAGCGCCTACAAGAACGGCGGCAAGCAGGCCCAGTCGCTCGCCTACAGCACCGACCGCGGCCGCACCTGGACCAAGTACCAGGGCAACCCCGTCATCGACATCGGCTCCAACAACTTCCGCGATCCCAAGGTCCAGTGGTACGCGCCGACCAAGAGCTGGCTGATGACGGTCTCGCTGTCCACCGAGCACAAGGTGCAGTTCTACTCGTCCAGGAACCTCAAGGACTGGAAGCTCCAGAGCGAGTTCGGGCCGGCCGGCGCGACGGGTGGCGTGTGGGAGTGCCCCGACCTGTTCCCCCTCGCGGTCGACGGGGACAAGAACAACATCAAGTGGGTCCTGGTCGTCAACATCAACCCCGGTGGTATCGCGGGCGGTTCGGCCGCCCAGTACTTCATCGGCGACTTCGACGGCAGGAAGTTCACCGCCGAGGACAAGGGCACCCACACCCCGCCCTCCGGCACGGTGATGCAGGACTTCGAGGGCACCGACTTCGGCGCGTGGACGGCCACCGGCACCGCGTTCGGCGACGGACCGGCGGCCGGGGCGGTGGCAGGGCAGGGAACCGTCGAAGGCTTCGACGGCAAGGGCCTCGCCAACAGCTTCCACGGCGGCGACGACGCCACCGGCACCCTCACCTCCCCCTCCTTCACCGTCAACAGCCCCTACCTGAACTTCAAGATCGGTGGCGGACGGCACCCGCACGAGGCCGGAACCGTCCTGGACACGACTCCGCCCGAGGGGACGGTCCTCGCCGACTTCGAGGGCGGAACCTACGGCGACTGGACGGCGACCGGAGACGCCTTCGGCACCGCACCGGCCACCGGCACCCTCCCCGGCCAGGGACAGGTCTCCGGCTTCCTGGGCGACGGACTGGTCAACACCTACCTGAACGGCGACTCCACCACCGGCACCCTCACGTCGCCCGAGTTCAGCATCGACAGGAAGTACATCAACTTCCTCATCGGCGGCGGCAACCACCCGGCTGACTCCGACAACCCCACCGCCGTCGAACTCCTCGTGGACGGCCAAGTCGTCCGCAGCTCCACCGGAAAGGACGCCGAGGCGCTCAACTGGTCCTCCTGGGACGTCAAGGACCTCGCCGGCAAGAAGGCGCGGATCAGGATCGTCGACGACAACACCGGCGGCTGGGGCCACATCAACGTCGACCACATCATGCTGTCCGACAGCCAGGCCCAGCGCGTCTCGCAGGAGACGTCCGTCAACCTGATCGTCGACGGCGAGGTCGTCCGCAGCGCCACCGGCGCCGACAGCGAGAACCTGGACTGGGCGTCCTTCAACATGCGCCCCTACCTCGGCAAGAAGGCGCGGATCCAGATCGTCGACATGAACACCGCCGGCTGGGGCCACATCCTGGCCGACCGGTTCACCGCCGCGGACAAGCCCGCCAAGTCCGTCGTACAGCGCGCCGACTGGGCCGACTACGGCAAGGACTACTACGCGGCGGTGTCCTGGGAGAACGCACCGGGCGGCAAGCGTTACATGATCGGCTGGATGAACAACTGGGACTACGGCCAGTCCATCCCCACCTCCCCCTGGCGCGGCGCGCAGAGTGTTCCCCGGGAAATGGCACTGCGCACGATCAACGGCCAGATCCGGCTGACCAGCACCCCGGTGGGCAGCCTGGAGTCCCTCCGGAACAAGCGCCCGGCCACGGCGTCCGCCGTCACCGTCAAGAGCACCTCCAAGCCCCTGATCGGCCGCGCAGCCAAGGGCAGGGCGCTCGACATCGAGGCGACCTTCTCCCTCAAGGACGCCGAACGCTTCGGCCTGAAGGTGCGCACGGGTGCCGGGGGCGAGGAGACCGTCATCGGCTACGACACCACGACACAGGAGCTGTACGTCGACCGCACCCGCTCCGGCGTCGGCGACTTCAACAGCACCTTCCCCGGCGTCCAGACAGCACCACTGAAGCCCGAGAACGGCAAGGTCAAGCTGCGGATCCTCGTCGACTGGTCATCCGTCGAGGTCTTCGGCGGCAACGGCGAGGCCGTGATCACCGACCAGATCTTCCCCGACCCCTCCAGCACCGGCGTCGAGGTCTTCGCCGAGGGCGGCACCGCCACCCTCGACCACATGCAGGCGTGGCAGCTGAAGTCCATCTGGCGGTGA
- a CDS encoding HAD-IA family hydrolase — MTRLPLQAVLFDMDGTLVDTERLWWEAVEQVAGRALTEADQPAVLGRPVEHTAAWLAAATGRPATELAAALHREFTDRVHTGIVPRPGALGLLDALARDGIPTALVTASPRAVADTVLAALGTHRFAVSVTADDTEYTKPAPDPYLAACHALAADPARCVAVEDTQTGVTSAEAAGCAVLAVPSLAPIDTAPGRTVLDSLEGVTPERLCAMLPHALRVLSWNLWHGGTKVDDHRAKQLKVILDIEADVVGLQETGGTAARELAEALGWHHHTAGENLGVISRHPITAGLGDPHVGFYGAAGARIRIDAVNEVDVWTAHLHYTPYGPYEAAFDGLRAAELIAHEEVRLAQMRDTLRRIAQSAGADRPVILTGDFNTPSHLDWPDVEWPVTKAAEKAGLRDSYREAHPGPATDPGHTWSPIHPDHEDGSGRPEPQDRIDYVLHNGRGLKVCDSRTVVSGTPRAWPDVAGNDWPSDHAAILTTFALYRAE, encoded by the coding sequence GTGACTCGACTCCCGCTCCAGGCCGTCCTGTTCGACATGGACGGCACGCTCGTCGACACCGAGCGGCTGTGGTGGGAGGCGGTGGAACAGGTGGCCGGGCGGGCGCTGACAGAGGCGGACCAGCCGGCGGTGCTCGGCCGGCCGGTCGAGCACACCGCCGCATGGCTGGCCGCGGCCACGGGCCGGCCGGCCACCGAGCTCGCCGCCGCGCTGCACCGGGAGTTCACCGACCGAGTCCACACCGGCATCGTCCCCCGCCCCGGCGCCCTCGGCCTCCTCGACGCCCTCGCCCGTGACGGCATCCCGACCGCCCTGGTCACCGCCTCCCCCCGGGCCGTCGCCGACACGGTCCTCGCCGCCCTCGGCACCCACCGCTTCGCGGTCTCCGTCACCGCCGACGACACCGAGTACACCAAGCCCGCCCCCGACCCCTACCTCGCCGCCTGCCACGCCCTCGCCGCCGACCCCGCCCGCTGCGTGGCCGTCGAGGACACCCAGACCGGCGTCACCTCCGCCGAGGCCGCCGGCTGCGCGGTGCTCGCGGTGCCCTCCTTGGCGCCGATCGACACGGCGCCGGGGCGGACGGTGCTGGACAGCCTCGAAGGAGTCACTCCGGAGCGGCTGTGCGCCATGCTGCCTCACGCACTGCGCGTGCTCAGCTGGAACCTCTGGCACGGCGGGACGAAGGTGGACGACCACCGGGCCAAGCAGCTCAAGGTCATCCTGGACATCGAGGCCGATGTCGTGGGCCTGCAGGAAACAGGTGGCACCGCGGCCCGGGAACTCGCCGAGGCCCTCGGCTGGCACCATCACACGGCGGGCGAGAACCTCGGCGTCATCAGCCGCCACCCGATCACCGCCGGCCTCGGTGACCCCCACGTCGGCTTCTACGGCGCGGCGGGCGCCCGCATCCGCATCGACGCGGTCAACGAGGTGGACGTCTGGACCGCCCACCTCCACTACACGCCGTACGGGCCCTACGAGGCCGCCTTCGACGGACTCCGCGCGGCCGAACTGATCGCCCACGAGGAGGTCCGGCTCGCACAGATGCGGGACACCTTGCGCAGGATCGCGCAGTCCGCCGGCGCCGACCGGCCCGTGATTCTCACCGGGGACTTCAACACTCCCTCGCACCTGGACTGGCCGGACGTCGAATGGCCGGTGACGAAAGCCGCCGAGAAGGCCGGCCTGCGCGACTCCTACCGCGAGGCCCACCCCGGCCCGGCCACCGACCCCGGCCACACCTGGTCCCCCATCCACCCCGATCATGAGGACGGCAGCGGCCGCCCCGAACCCCAGGACCGCATCGACTACGTCCTCCACAACGGCCGTGGCCTGAAGGTCTGCGACTCCCGCACCGTCGTCAGCGGCACCCCGCGCGCCTGGCCCGACGTCGCCGGCAACGACTGGCCGTCGGACCACGCCGCGATACTCACCACGTTCGCCCTGTACCGCGCGGAGTGA
- a CDS encoding ABC transporter ATP-binding protein, giving the protein MTATTLEKAATNQAATVEFRGLRREFGTTVGLDGLDLTVRPGELLALLGPSGCGKTTALRMLAGFEQPDAGEVLVDGQDVTRVPAHRRDAGMVFQSYSLFPHLNAVDNVAFGLRMRKVRTVERRSRAAELLDLVGLGDKSDRYPHQLSGGQQQRVALARALALRPRVLLLDEPLSALDAKVRLTLREEIRRLQQELGITTLFVTHDQEEALSMADRVAVMRAGKLEQCAVPAELYGRPATAFVAEFVGTMSRIPGRLHGTSVEVLGQRLPVDGEAPATADVDVLVRPEAVHVAADEHGGARVVATAFLGAATRLTVRLADGTEVKVDLPTHEAAALGAGTAVRMSLPDRPVLVAER; this is encoded by the coding sequence ATGACCGCCACCACGCTCGAGAAGGCAGCCACGAACCAGGCTGCCACCGTCGAATTCCGCGGACTGCGCCGCGAGTTCGGTACCACCGTCGGCCTCGACGGACTCGACTTGACCGTGCGGCCGGGCGAACTGCTCGCGCTGCTCGGCCCGTCCGGCTGCGGCAAGACCACCGCCCTGCGCATGCTCGCCGGATTCGAGCAGCCCGACGCCGGTGAGGTGCTGGTGGACGGCCAGGACGTCACCCGCGTCCCGGCCCACCGCCGTGACGCCGGGATGGTCTTCCAGTCGTACAGCCTCTTCCCGCACCTCAACGCCGTCGACAACGTCGCCTTCGGGCTGCGCATGCGCAAGGTGAGGACAGTTGAACGGCGTTCCCGCGCCGCCGAGTTGCTCGACCTGGTGGGCCTCGGCGACAAGAGTGACCGCTACCCGCACCAACTCTCCGGCGGGCAGCAGCAGCGCGTCGCCCTCGCCCGTGCGCTCGCCCTGCGCCCGCGCGTGCTGCTGCTCGACGAACCGCTGTCGGCGCTCGACGCGAAGGTACGCCTGACCCTGCGCGAGGAGATTCGCCGCCTTCAGCAGGAACTCGGCATCACCACCCTGTTCGTCACTCACGACCAGGAGGAGGCCCTGTCCATGGCCGACCGGGTCGCGGTCATGCGCGCCGGGAAACTCGAACAGTGCGCTGTCCCGGCCGAGTTGTACGGCCGTCCCGCCACCGCCTTCGTCGCCGAGTTCGTCGGCACGATGAGCCGGATCCCCGGGCGGCTGCACGGCACCTCGGTCGAGGTCCTCGGGCAGCGGCTCCCCGTCGACGGGGAGGCACCCGCGACAGCGGACGTGGATGTACTGGTGCGGCCGGAAGCGGTCCACGTGGCTGCGGACGAGCACGGCGGCGCCCGTGTGGTCGCCACGGCCTTCCTCGGCGCGGCCACCCGCCTCACCGTACGGCTCGCGGACGGCACCGAGGTCAAGGTCGACCTGCCCACCCACGAGGCCGCCGCGCTCGGCGCCGGGACCGCCGTACGAATGTCGCTGCCCGATCGGCCGGTGCTGGTGGCCGAACGCTGA
- a CDS encoding ABC transporter permease subunit: protein MARLNLWRWGVLACAGLYFLVPLAASVVFTVDVPDQGITFDAYTRIISTGGFASSLLLSLELAATTIALVLVLMVPAMVALRLGAPRLRPIVEVVCALPLVVPPIAFVAGIGTVLKWGPDHLSRTPLFQTFVAIQNPSFPFVLVLAYVVMALPFVYRALDAGLRAIDVRTLVEAARSCGASRAQALLRAVLPNLRGALLNASFLTLALVLGEFTVAQLLGFQPFAVWIVNVSGSQAQLSVAVSVLSLLVTWALLLALAGVGGRTRTASSRG, encoded by the coding sequence ATGGCTCGCCTGAACCTGTGGCGCTGGGGCGTCCTGGCCTGCGCCGGACTGTACTTCCTCGTTCCGCTGGCCGCGTCCGTCGTCTTCACGGTCGACGTGCCGGACCAGGGCATCACCTTCGACGCCTATACCCGGATCATCTCCACCGGCGGCTTCGCCTCCAGCCTGCTGCTCTCCCTGGAGCTCGCCGCCACCACCATCGCCCTCGTCCTGGTGCTGATGGTGCCCGCCATGGTCGCTCTCCGACTCGGCGCGCCCCGGCTGCGGCCGATCGTCGAGGTGGTCTGCGCCCTGCCGCTGGTCGTGCCGCCGATCGCGTTCGTCGCCGGCATCGGCACCGTCCTGAAGTGGGGCCCCGACCACCTCTCGCGCACCCCCCTGTTCCAGACCTTCGTGGCGATCCAGAACCCGAGCTTTCCGTTCGTACTGGTCCTCGCCTACGTCGTGATGGCCCTGCCCTTCGTGTACCGGGCGCTGGACGCCGGGCTACGCGCCATCGACGTCCGCACCCTCGTGGAGGCCGCCCGCAGTTGCGGGGCGAGCCGGGCGCAGGCGCTGCTCAGGGCCGTGCTGCCGAATCTGCGCGGGGCTCTGCTGAACGCCTCCTTCCTCACGCTGGCGCTGGTGCTCGGTGAGTTCACCGTCGCCCAGTTGCTCGGCTTCCAGCCGTTCGCCGTGTGGATCGTGAACGTCAGCGGCTCACAGGCCCAGCTGTCCGTCGCCGTCTCCGTGCTCAGCCTGCTCGTCACCTGGGCACTGCTCCTCGCGCTCGCCGGAGTCGGCGGGCGTACCCGAACCGCTTCCTCCCGGGGATGA
- a CDS encoding LacI family DNA-binding transcriptional regulator, with translation MGVTIADVASRAGVSKTTVSRVLNGKGEISEDTVSKVRKAISELGYVPSAGAVGLARGTTQMIGMLVPDLAWAWAGIVQAVVETLEAEGFGLRMLTWNRGEESLRRLGLQVAAKSFDGLLVIEPEGALGSITELHEAGLPVVLIDDRFQRPGFPYVATTNREGGEQAARHLLDIGRRRPLVVTGPDEYGCTQERLGGFVDAYAQAGIELEPRRIICGDFLFDDGRSAVAQALADGVEFDAVFGHNDPLAAGVIAALHEAGLEIPRDVAVVGFDDVEVASYTYPALTTIRQPMREMGEAAARLLLDHVRRSPEAAPSRIVPTSLVIRGSTLEPSSN, from the coding sequence ATGGGAGTCACTATCGCCGACGTGGCTTCGCGGGCCGGGGTCAGCAAGACGACGGTCTCGCGGGTGCTGAACGGCAAGGGCGAGATCAGCGAGGACACCGTCTCGAAGGTCCGCAAGGCGATCTCGGAGCTCGGTTATGTGCCGAGCGCGGGGGCCGTGGGGCTGGCACGCGGCACGACCCAGATGATCGGGATGCTGGTCCCTGACTTGGCCTGGGCCTGGGCCGGCATAGTGCAGGCGGTCGTCGAAACGCTGGAGGCCGAGGGCTTCGGGCTGCGGATGCTGACCTGGAACCGCGGTGAGGAGTCACTGCGCAGGCTGGGCCTGCAGGTCGCTGCCAAGTCGTTCGACGGGCTGCTGGTGATAGAGCCCGAGGGGGCCCTGGGATCCATCACGGAACTGCACGAGGCCGGACTGCCGGTGGTGCTGATCGACGACCGCTTCCAGCGGCCGGGATTCCCCTACGTGGCCACCACCAACCGGGAGGGCGGCGAGCAGGCGGCGCGCCACCTGCTGGACATCGGCCGTCGTCGCCCTCTGGTGGTGACCGGTCCTGATGAGTACGGCTGCACGCAGGAACGGCTGGGCGGCTTCGTCGACGCGTATGCGCAGGCCGGGATCGAACTCGAGCCGCGCAGAATCATCTGCGGCGACTTCCTGTTCGACGACGGCCGGAGCGCGGTGGCGCAAGCTCTCGCGGACGGCGTGGAGTTCGACGCGGTCTTCGGGCACAACGACCCCTTGGCGGCCGGCGTGATCGCGGCCCTGCACGAGGCCGGCCTTGAAATTCCGCGGGATGTCGCCGTGGTGGGGTTCGACGACGTCGAGGTGGCGTCGTACACCTATCCGGCGCTGACCACCATCCGTCAGCCGATGCGGGAAATGGGTGAGGCGGCGGCTCGTCTGCTGCTCGACCACGTGCGCAGATCGCCGGAGGCCGCTCCCTCGCGCATCGTTCCCACCAGCCTCGTGATCCGTGGCTCGACGTTGGAGCCGAGCTCGAACTGA